The genomic DNA tatattttttttaactcgatTTATATTTGACTAAATACAAGTAtacaatacagttgtttgagattgtctgtggtgttttcatttgtaaaagaagaatatatttcttaaaaataataaaaaatatttatataattttcatcatcatttaattatttaatgacatttaattatgtcatttttatactgtatttttctaaGTATATTTATGTTTGAGGAAGTggaaatatagaatacagttgtttgagattgtgtgtggtttatttagaaaaagaataatcatttaaaaaaattacagtattttttttttaaatcaattactagacatttcaatttaaattCAGGGTGACCctgggtcacgaccccaaggttgaaaaacactagtTTAGACACTTAACCCTAAGTTGCTATCATCTGTCCCATTGGTGAGTGAATGTGAATGAGGTGATATAATAAAAGGCTTTATACTACTACGCTGGCTTAAAAAGGTGCTGTATTACAGTATAAATACAGTCTATTTATTACCATTTTACCATAATTGCTGTGACCTTATTTTCccttatttaaactttaactttGTAAAGATAACTAACCCACTCAGAGACCTGTCACTGCTTTACAGCCTTGAAGTCTATAGATAACCCTTGGGTGAAGTTGGGAGGTGATATTTTCACTAATATTGCACAAACTAAAGGCCTGGGTCCCTTCACAAGTAGCTGACTCAGCATATCCTGAATGAAAGCCACAGCTCCAGTGATAGAGGCGGGGTTAGTGTTCCAAAAGACAAagggaaaataaatgtaatctattactaaatgactgagagggagagtgtaaaatgttttattgttgatttcatgttttatataaaactctgtttaatgtttaacttttaatgtgtttattgtttatttttaaactgctttgttgcactttttagtcatgtgtcaaactcaaggccctggggccaaatccggccctttagaccatccaattcgggCCGCAGacagaaaacagacagaaaaatcaTGAATTATCATGTAAGTtaacaaataattcagttgtagatatcccagcccttctaaatacatGACTGATTCAATGAAACGCAACAATATTTTTGGAGGATTGCAGTTttttccatgcttttatcacatgactgaacaatttcagatttaaaatgactgcaaagtactcaattttcctgaaatgatttctcataatttccctgaaattaaataaaacttggtcacaaaatcaatgaaatgtaAAAGAGAAGATCCTGCATGGACTGATGTctttcacttattgcttggatattgtcggcgCCTTACATcttttatgtatcatttataagTGTGTAAATGCTACTTGGGGAAactattgttgaaattgctcattttcccacctaaaacctgTAGCCCACTTAAAATCAATCTACTTtatatttggcctctgaactaaaatgagtttgacacccctgatgtaaaacacattgagctgctttgtgtatgaaatgcaataTACAAGTAAAATGGCCTGACCTATAGTATTGAACAAGATAGGTAATACAGTTGTTTTCCATTCTACCAGGGCCTTTAAACTGACCACCAATAGTAATTTCATTCTTTGTGTCTTTCAATCCTAAACTTTGGTAAAAAAACGTCCCACTATGTTCTTGTTCTCTTTCTGATCATTCTCAGGCTTAATATGGACATAACCGGCCAAGGAGCAGGTTTGCTTCACAcaagttaccatggcaacagtgtttttttattacagcAATCCAGCATTTTGGAATGTGAAGTCGTGTGTTATATCTACCCTATCTGATAGCCAGGATTAGCATTAATCCAGCTATTTGGAATAGGGCCCTGGGTGCTGCTGTGATGCATTACAACACAGTGACTCGTATAATGTCATGGCAAGGTCAAAGGCCTTGAGAAACCGATGTGTCAGATTCCCAGAAAACAGTACGCGTGCATCTTTTTCCCGTTCCACTCCCAGCAGGGAAAGCAGCGAGTCAGCAAAAACGCTTTGAAACAACAACGACTGaacagttcttcttcttcttcatcatcatcatcatcacaataCTGCTTTAATAATCATGGTCTGCTCACagccagggtttgggtcaattccatttttcagttaaaattatgttttcaattactcatgttcaattacaattcaagtataattacagtgaccagcatttcttccaattacaattacatttcacttacaattacaatgttttGTCCtcagaaattcaattacaattgcgccctcaattaataaagttcaattacaattaatgacaattactgagtctgaaataaatgacTTAATGAAAGTTAACctacctcttgtgttagctttctgttagcatctcttatgataactggtcctaaatcagctgtaaaatacactaaaagcaaATAGTTactatctaatttatttcccatCTATTagttaccttattaggcttcctaatcaagggaaatataggttttaatatttttggtgtgggcatctgaacctttttttaatcagtatacccctagatttgaatttttttttttttatgttaaaatgtggtaaagcttgatatgaaacgtaTTTTAGTAATTGTTTACGACATACAAGTAGAACTGTTCATAGAAATTTAACATCGTTCTGCAGTTTTgccttaaattataattgacattttttatagaattttcatgacaattacaaagtaaattatttaaactcaattacaatttaattgcgacaattaaaaaaaaaaaagacaattatgatcacaccataattgtaattgattatcaattacgtgattacaattagaattgaccccaaccctgataacAGCTGTGGTTTCTTCTAATGGTGTAAAAGATTGAACGTCCTTGTCTGTTGTCTTCACAGTTGTATTAATTGGAGACTCAGGAGTTGGGAAGAGTAACCTGCTGTCCCGTTTCACAAGAAATGAGTTCAACCTGGAGAGTAAGAGCACCATCGGGGTGGAGTTTGCCACCCGCAGCATCCAGGTGGACGGCAAGACGATAAAAGCTCAAATCTGGGACACAGCAGGACAGGAGCGCTACAGAGCCATCACCTCAGCGTGAGTTTGGACCAATCTATCCAACAGTTCAACAAACCGTTAAGCTTTAAATCAGACATGGGGCcacttctatcacagcaggggacactaaaatgtaatgtcagcatttagaataatgaccaatctgagaatACAGGAAgaacaatgtttttgttgttgttgtgtattttttaattcattttgtatgttctcCCAATGTGTGTGAGTCCTTTTTGCGCATTGACATTttgacaatgttttattttgtgtattttttgtgtgtgttattatttgtatttatgttgccattttattcatttttgttgtccttttgtctatttgttttgtctttttgtgtatttctctataaatgtgtatattttttaagtaattcttttgaatttctgctgttttagattttgtttttctgtcattttttgtgtgttttgggggccacatttggcccctgggccgccagttacCCTGGGCTGCCAGTtacccatgtctgctttaaattaacaatgaTTTCCAAAATATCAAAGGAAAGGAAAAATtcaaatcaaatgtttaatTGGTGTTACCATCAGTTGTCCTTAAAACAGCATCAAGCATAATAGACTGGAGTTTTGTTGGGTAGTTATTAATCAATAAAATCAATCAGATGGGCGTGATTGATAACAGTTATCAGCTGTGCAGAAGGCTGCACAGTGGGTGACAAATATCAAACTGAGAATAAAGACAGTTTCATGTCAGCGATgtgcagaaaaacaaaggaaCATTGTTCCTCTAGCATACGTTTGTCTGCAGGCATGCTTCATAAAAAACCTCTTCATCTGTGCTCGGGTGTTGGAATGCTGGAAGGGTCCAAAAGCAGGGTACACCCTGAACTCAAACAAACATCCTGATGTGAGGTGTGAGCAGTGCCCCGTCTACATGTGTTTGGAATGTGGGAGGAAATGAGAGCATTCAGAGGGAATCCAAGTAGGCTCATTGAGTCTGGATTCCATCTCAGGATCCTCTGACTGTGAGAGGAGCCCAGTCTGTCCACAATATGTCCACCAACATGAATTTGTATTTTGTGAGATGTTATTTTAGCACAGGGGTCAGATTGGTTTTCTTCAATTTGACCTCAAGTGTTTGGGGTTCAGTGAAATCCTGCTATATTAATCTATAAATAAGGACAGTTCCAATGTTTTCCCTTGTTTTAGTGCCAATAAGTAAAAGTATATACAAACtttgtatatatctatatagatatataaacaACTTATAGATCCCAGTAGATCTAAAAATGCATCATACTTTTGCGTAAATGCTTGTAAGGCTAAAATGGTTCATTTGCtacttaaagtgtaagtacacccccacGTTTTTGCTGATTTGCcactagggcaggggtctgcaagcctctggagcctcatgtggctctttgactcttttgcaatggctccctagagctttaaaaaatgttgaaataaagaatttttattttcttacagagggcaTTAATGAATAACAACATTGAGACCAAATAAagtcatgatataacaatttttcaacctaaaaataaagcatatttacattgtgcaataactgccACTTTTCTACTTCACCGTCAACTTTCCCTGCACCTGTAGTTAaccttaaattttaaaaaaaatagtatttgaggtttattttcccaaacttgcctgttttccagagttttagcctgtGAAGTCACTTTCttagcaactctacacaaacaggctgatttgcggcctccttatgcatattcatgagtgggtgtgtttATAGACAGGACAccgacttcctcctccccactccgtagctgagctcatgctgctttataaacacgagacagagtgtggAGGCGGGGCGTTCacaggtacatacatagactgtagaaaatacatacatagcactgtgcgaaggacactgaaatgctcaccttagtgggcgtgtctgtttacatgtcaatcacggcagagagcttcccaGCTCAGTGcggcgtcaaattcgtcatcaaagtgggaacgcgtcatcaaattggagcaaggtgtttgggctcaccctgtagtaagaaaggagcaaatcaccctctaacgattgagggaatcaatgaaaaaaacactttgaagccctaatagcacttttatcatgtttaaagcacagaaaaggtGATGGAGCgtaacatgggacctttaataccTAATTATATAtgaattcagcagaaaaaaagtgattttaggATGTTTTTACACATATTCTTAGCACATGAAAAACCACATTCTCTTTTCTTTATGTCATCCTTCCCACCAGCTACTATCGAGGTGCAGTCGGGGCGCTTCTCGTCTACGACATCGCCAAACATCTGACCTATGAGAACATGGAGCGCTGGCTGAAGGAGCTGAGAGACCACGCTGACAACAACATTGTCATCATGCTGGTCGGAAACAAGAGCGATCTCCGCCACCTCAGGGCCGTACCAACTGATGAGGCTCGAGCCTTCGCAGGTACAGCCATCTATAAGTGATGGGAGACACCTGATCAGGTCACAATGATGGTCAATACCAGAGCCTGCATGTGTAATGTGCTGCTTTTCCTCTCCCACACCAGAGAAGAACACACTGTCGTTCATCGAAACGTCAGCATTGGACTCCACTAACGTAGAAGAAGCCTTTAAGAACATTTTAACAGGTAGGCAGAGTAAAGTACACTCACTGCTCTCATGTGATTGGTCAGAATTAGAATGCTTAGCTTTTGTTAACTTAATATACTACCATCAATTAGCACACTATTCGCGTGCATGCTCAATAAACCACATTTTTCTGACACACATggtcaaaaaaaacaatacattgcCTGACATCCTAAAATAGTTAAAATGTGTCTCTTTGTCCTTTGATTGTGTCCTTTGGAACAGGAAAGATCAGAAGTTTCTGAATGTTAGCataagggttggggtcaattataattgtaattgataattaattacaattatgacatatttgtaattgtatttgagaaaatctgttgctgttgtaatcataattgagagttgtaattgagttcagataattgactttgtaattgtaattgtcatagaAATTCTATGAAAACTGCCAGTGCCAAGGCATAAAaacgaaaaagaaaaaaaaagaaatttctgaggtaaggctatcgtaagactctaaaaactggTCCAAATATCAGTAAAATACTTAAACAGcagtgaaaatgcagtaaggcatgaaaaatgtgaaaaacacccaaatttccaAGTTAAGGCCATATGTCACTGGCagaaatttgcaaaaatatgacaaacaccaaaaatcgtAGGTAAGGCTcgagtaaggcataaaaatattttgattttgcatgttttttaacTTGAGGTATGGCTAAATACTGGTAGTAAGCAGAGTCAGCGCCAGGCAGCATTAactgggggggcattaagaaaactgggGGGGGCACAAAAAAACATCGTTCCGCGTAGCatgatcttgtatcatattgtccacctcacactgattgCAGAGGTGttatttgtgtgtcgatgatgtttctttaaagagttattgatgctggaagtctgaatctgtgaatatctgctaacgttaccaaacagtgttatggtccaatTAGTacccagataatctggtgacttttgctcccggtccagacgtaggtttaaaatccactttttacggtgttgttctgtgagcattacaacagctctagggtacatTCAATAGCACAAACGTTAAACAATcacaccacagtatattatatctatatggagcagactcccgtccgctgtcagtgaatggacacattCAGTTGATAGCTAATCAGATATtcttgattaataaaaagctcccctGTAGTGGCCGGGAAGAGTGGCagaaattagcaaaaatatgaaaagataaggctatagtaaggcataaaaatagaaatatgttaattttattttatcttttttatttgagataagactatagtaagtcataaaaatgaaaacttttttttaagataaggctatagtaagtcataaaaatggaaacttttttttaagataaggctatagtaaggcatacaagtagaaaatttttgatttttttgatttttttacttgaggtaaggctatagtaagtcataaaaatggaaactttttgtTTTAGATACGGccatagtaagtcataaaaattgattttttttaaggttaggctatagtaaggcataaaaatggaaaaaattatttttagataaggctatagtaaggcacaaaaatggaaattttttctttttttagataaggttatagtaaggcataaaaatggaaaaatgtagattttttagatatttttttacttgaggtaaggctatagtaaggcataaaaatggaaacttttagattttttttagatgaggctatagtaaggcacaaaaatggaattttttttttttagataagcctatagtaaggcataaaaatggaaaaatgtagatttttctagataaggctatagtaaggcacaaaaatggaaactttttttttagataaggctatagtaagtcataaaaatgtaaacatttagattttttagataaggctatagtaaggcacagaaattgaattttttttctttttagataatgctatagtaaggcataaaaatggaaaaatgtagatttttttcatattttttttttacttgaggtaaggctatagtaaggcgtaaaaatggaaacttttttgttttttagataaggctatagtaagtcataaaaatgtaaacatttagattttttagataaggctatagtaaggaataaaaatgtaaactttttttagataaggctatagtaaggcataaaaatggaaactttttttagataaggctatagtaagccataaaaatggaaaaatgtagatttttttaatatttttttttacgagaggtaaggctatagtaaggcataaaaatggaaacttttttgttttttagataaggctatagtaaggcataaaaatttaatttttttttagataaggctatagtaaataataaaaatgtaaacattt from Gouania willdenowi chromosome 4, fGouWil2.1, whole genome shotgun sequence includes the following:
- the LOC114461814 gene encoding ras-related protein Rab-11B; protein product: MGNRDDEYDFLFKVVLIGDSGVGKSNLLSRFTRNEFNLESKSTIGVEFATRSIQVDGKTIKAQIWDTAGQERYRAITSAYYRGAVGALLVYDIAKHLTYENMERWLKELRDHADNNIVIMLVGNKSDLRHLRAVPTDEARAFAEKNTLSFIETSALDSTNVEEAFKNILTEIYRIVSQKQIADRAAHDESPGNNVVDISVPPTTDGQKGNKLQCCQSL